The DNA window ATTTTCTAGTCAGGTAAAGAAGATGGGCCGACCACAATATTGACGGACTATTTCTTCTTTGGAAATTCGTTTTAATTTACTCATCTGTGGTAACTGACAGTTTAGAAAACACTATCATCAAAATGGCGACTTCAATCCCCATGaatgatttaattatatattttgtgagGGGGTACACTTACCCTTTACTTTCTTTTGGTTGATTCTAAACTTGTTTGACAGgttgttttcatatttgatttcttACTTTAACGAGTGTGAGTTATTGACTGTCATCTCAACATTTGACAATAtcatatattttcttttacCTGAAGTACTAGTCGGGCAAAGTTGAACATTTATAGTGGGTGACCTTTTACCATACTCAGCTCGAATGAGTTGCATTAAAAAAATTGGCTAAATTAATCAGTAATGTTTGATACGTCCAGGTTTTGAAGAGCAAGGATTTCAATACAGAAAAAAGAGAACATTTACAGGAACAAATTTAAGTCAGATGGTTCCATGATATGATCCATTTCAACAGTTGGCTACTTGTAACAAGCAACTTCTGAATTCGCAGCTGAagctgaaaataaaattaataataaaattcaACTTAATTCTAAAGTGAAAAGATGGTCGACAGGACTGTGAAATcacattataaatacaaaaactaATGATTTTAAACAAACAGCTAATTATTACAATTTCTTTACCAGTCACCACCAAACACTCGACTCGCTATATTAGATTTCAAGCATCCAAGTACCTAATATCATCTAGCATAACTTTAAGTTTGGACGTCAAAAtagattaaaatgaaatatttttctaGCTTCATTTTTTATACTTAATTAGCAGTTCTACTGTACCGACTTTCAGGTCATATGACGCTTATATCCTCCGAGGTCTGAGGATTACAGAGATTTCCAATAATGTGATAATTATAATAAGTCGATTTGAATGATTTAAtggggttgttttttttatcatttaaagCTGTATACGATATATGGAGACATCAATACTGTTTGAATTATCAGTGCATATATAGATTTTAAGGAATACTTATATCATAATATAGCGCCATGTTGGCTCTGACAGGTCTAGGTGAACTTTAACCGAGTGTGGCGACTGGTTTGATCGTTCTACAGTATGTGTTAGAACATATTTCCAATATATGAAATCGACGAAGTTGAAAATCCCGTTGTATATCTTGATTAAGTCGCCCAATATAAAGCCTTAAACGATTTTGGACGCTTTTTAAAACCAGCATATATAAGCTTAGAGTAGTAACGCACTATGTTATATAGTCACAGTTCGATCTGCCTGTACATTATGGCCCTCACAAGTTAATAATGCTTTACTGTAATTGAACTCTGACCTGCAGTGCTCTAAAGGTTCATTCACTTGATGATGTAGTACATCGCCCCTGTTATTTCAACATGTGTACTCAAATACACAAGATGTTACTGTATCTGTTTCATTTGGTTTTATATTGTCAGTGACATTCCTGTGGTTACGTCGAGCTGTTAATCGAAGTCAGGACGATATTGCTCTGGAACGGATACTTTCTGAATTTACTATGTACTGAAAAGAGGATGGAGTACTTTTTGTTTCCCCATCGAATGCGAGAATAGGAATAGTAAATGCTCTAATGATATTATGTGATTTATTTTGATTCTCAATTTCCTGAAATAGTTGTCTATCAAAGTATCTAATCAACAGCCATTCCGTTAAAtttcagaccaccaaacaatgaacattggtggtctgaggttagaGATATGGATTTTTTCGGCGATGAACTTATGAAAAAAAGATTACCAATGAAGTACGACACCGTACACCACACCCACACCACACTAGATTCTGCTGGTCCAGGGGATGAAGCAGCACCGTACGTCACATCATGATTGTTAGAGATGTGAGCCACCAATATGAATTTCTGCAAGAATAACGCTGTTGATGTCGTAAGTACAGTCAGTTATTTTTCGGACCAAGGTGAATTGAGTAACTTCCATGATTTGTGTCTAACTATCTGTTTGGACGTCGAGGCAAATCTTTCGCTATATAAGTCTGAAGTGGAATTCTACAGAGTAACACTTTTAATTATCGATCCACTTTTTGCAAGAGTGCATACTTTCATTTACGAAATATAGCTCGCATTTGTAAATTTCTTCCACGTATGTCACTTGAAAGGCTCATTCATGCTTTCATTTTTTCTAAGTTAGACTATTGTAATGTACTGTTGCTTGGGCTTCCTTTGTGTTTACTACGGAAACTACAGCTAGTTCAAAATAGCGCGGCTCGCCTATTGTCTGGCTGCCGCAAGTATGATCATAATTCATATATCTCCTGTTCTAAGATCACTTCACTGGCTCCCAATCGAGTGTAGAATTGAATTCAAAGTTTTACTACTGGTTTTTAAGGCACTTCATGGTCTTGCGCCTATGTACATTGTTGATCTTTTTAACACCCAGAAATACTATGCGTCATCTGCGTTCTTCAGATTCGGGCTTGCTTGAGGTTCCGTTTACGAGGTCATCTTTCGTCTACAAACGGGCCTTCAGCCATGTTGCTCCGCAGTTATGGAACGATTTACCGGCTGGGATTAGAATGTGTAATACCGTTGAttgttttaagaaaagtttaaaaacGCATCTTTTCCGCAAAACTTTTAATTAATTGCCTTTTAAGATGTATCAAGTGTTGTTTTAATGTCAAgtgctttttcttttcttttttttagatttgtgaATCGTTTAGAACATTTTATGGATTTACggtatagaaaaataaatattattattatttttcaccTACAAAAGGAGATTGTTCGACTCATAACTATCTCTGACTGTAATGCCCTCTGTACTCCTCTTTTGAACCAACTTAACCAACTCGACATCTGCAaactttgtaaacttcaaaCTTGCATGTTCATCTTCGGCCTAAAACACGATCGTTATACACATGCTCTTCACCATTACATCACTGACCAGTTGTCCAATAGCGGCTATCCAGTCAGTGCTAACGTCAGTGATAACTTGCCAATCCCCCAAAGTTTAACCTCTCAATTATAGTCAGCTATCAAAACCTGTAATTAGAGCTAGTAATTCTGTTCCCATGGCAGTAAGAGCGGTACACAAGAGACagatttaaagtggccatatggatgaggattggatatttatttcagatttttaaattataaaacaatgttatcatgggaTATGGCGTCCTACCtgaaaattcaatgtgaaacaacatatgccaagtccttgtttgtaactcaataaattgcaaaagactgataaatgtgtaaaatgtttgtttttgtacgtacaataacattttactaatttttagcattttgtaatgtattatgTCGCAACGACAGTCTTGGtctatgttattttacattcctttttcaagtaggaagccatgataagaTTTTCTACGTGTGCTTTCTGTCTATTTTcaatcatatttttattgttagATCCAgatagcttatatatatatatatatataatttgccACCAACATTATCTTCATAATTATtcacaatataataatataataattttctTGTTATAACACTTGCTCCAAATTTGTCTTAATCAGAATTATTTACATGTCTGGTAcatggactttgattagttcctggggaactatttccatggccctcaccagaatttcattttctattactttaaagtttgtatatttttttttctcttagcGTGGAATAACTTTAAATTTAATTCAAACCTGTGGATAAGTCTTCAGTGCGTCTAACTTGTAAACATGTGGTTTCTCTGGGATTCGAATTGTCCTTTGTGGTATTTTGGCCCCACTTAACGAGTTAATAATAAGTGTTTGACGACGTGATAAGTAAGTGTTTATACTTAACTAGGTAAATAGAAACATTGACCTTGAAAGAAAACTGTCAAGTGTCAATACACCATCTTTCAAAGTATCCTTCTATTAAATTGTGTGATTTACTTTGTGAAAGATCTTTCTGGATGTCTTTTTAAAAGGcttttttttaaacttgaaAATAGCAGTTGGCATCAGTAAACCGCAGAGGTTTtgctaaataaaaaataaaaaagtttgtttccgataacatgacttcagaaattagggtaggtaggtcgaaattttattttattttatttttatgtatcattaattaattaaactaattatgtatctatttattttatttatttatttatttatttatttatttatttatttatttagttagttagttagttagttagttagttagcttattctggtttattttattttattttttttccttttcttttcttttcttttcttttcttttttattgggggggggggagaaattgCTTCGACCAAAAGACATGATAGTCATGGGccacaatacttctgtgatagttcGATGAAAAGGAATAAGGGGAACATTTATATGTGAAGTAGACGTTACAATATGCAACCCATTGTATAAATTCAGTGTCTCTGCTCGTAGATAATATGGCAAGAAATTGTACACAGAACTAAAGGTACATTCTCACTAGTTTTTGAATGCATAAATGTTTAGAGTCGGAAACATACACTTTTTTTGTTTGGTCCAATACAAGACACACAACCGTTAATACTAAATAGAAAAGTGCAATGGAATTTGATAAATGACGCTGTTATATTAAGATAAAATGGAACAAACCAACCTAGATGATAGGGACCGGGAATGAATGGAATTGTGTATTTATGGCCTTTGGTGATAATGTTCTAAggtgaaatattatttgtcCTCCTTCTGGTTTGGGAGATCTTCATCTCCAGAAACCGCACAAAcatctgaaatacaaatattaaaataccacGGCCATTGCTATTAGAATGTAAGGCATATGGATAGAGTCTGCCTCCTTGTCGAGTATAATGCTGGGGTTCAGCAAAGCGATCACAAGACGTCTCACAGTTGAACATACATGCAACATACCAGAACTTGATGTCCGTTCACTGAGTCCTCTAtaatggtagtagtagtggtaatAGCGATAATGGTAGTAGTGACTATTGTCGATTTGACCGATACGATAAGTCAACGACAACACTGGAACCATTATCAGGTATAACTCTGTCCCATGCCTACGGTGAATATTCAGGCAATCGTTTGGAATATTTAGTACATTAGGGCAGCTTAGAGTATACACTAAggcataatttaaaaaaaaagtttgtgtcCGGTTTACGACTTCAGAAAATTGGGTTGGTcaaaattttactttattttactttaacatttttaaaaattacttcggCCCCAAAATAGGTACTCGTCGGTCACATCTGCGAGattttgatgaggtgtaaaagaaggcgttatgcagactgtactgttataatCTAAAAAGACTTGGTTTCTCTCTAGAATacgattttcaaaaaagtgACCACAGTTGAAGCAAGCcatgaaggtgtacacggatatagaagtaaattgttaccattttacctttttgcacgCAAAAAAAAATGGTTAGGGTTGTGGatttaaactagggttggtcgggttatcgaaaacacaccatttttttttcatttggcctAATCTTGTATAATTGTTGCTGTATGTTATagtctacttactgaagcacattTATCCAATACTCGCAGTTGTcagaactcaaacctggcatTTAATGAAAGCAAAATATGAAACTTCCATTATGTCATTAATTGTGATTGGACAATACGCTACAAGTACAGAATTCATACAGAGAGAATGACCGTTTGTACCGTGATGGTGCCTTGACGTGACGTCATAATGAGTATAGTTCTATGGCCCACTAACCTCTCACACATATAGCTCGTTGAATTCAGTTATAAAGTCTAATCTACTAGTTACTTTAATAACATGGAGCTAATGGGCTTATACACTTTATGAATAAGAAAAACTATTGGCCAAAGTCCTATCCAAAAACTCTACAATCGTACCAATAATTGAATGCATTTTAACAAACTCTGATGTCGTCAGACTTTTCAGTCATGAAGATATATGCATTTCAATATACTTGGATGACATGACTAATGAATGTATTATCGGGTTTTTAATTAACAATTTATCAatctagattttttttttttaaaacttcgTTCCTCTCTAAGCAATTCAAAGTCCATGGTAAGGTCATCGTATCAGTGCAGTAGCAAAGATACAAAGAGGACATAGGAAATGTATGATTCTCACCAATTTTAAGTACTTTGATAGATAATGCAGtttagacttttttttttactaaacaTTCAGTTTGTACTTGGAAGCACCTAATCTTACCGAAGTATGTTGTAGTGGTTATATTGTTTCCTCAGAGTAAGGGGAAAGGGGAGGGGACAGTGGGTGTTATTGTTCCTATCGAAGATAGATCTGTGTCCTGTATGTCACAATTTCAGACTAGGGTAAAGTTCATAGGCTTTAAGTAATTTTCACAAATCGTTTAACTTCTGCATTTAGCTTCTTTTTGTGCACATTTGTTGCAATTGTTACGCTTTTCATTGTTGTGACATCTTTATCGACCATCAGTTATCCACAGATGACTTTTTTTTGGAGGTagttcaactttgaaatctatTTCAAATAATGTCGTCTTATGGTGGTGTATCTTTGAACTGTGTGAAATATATTACAGCATAAAGTGAACGGGACTATTCACATGTAGCTTTTTTCTAGGTGTAGCCAACGACTCAGCTTTCTGAGTTCTGAGTTCACCAAATTTTAACGAACTGTGTTACCACATGTTAGTTAAAGAGGAAAATGAAAACggttggtacatgtatgtgagctTCCGTTGAATCCACAGGCCCAGAaatctctgtgtctgtctcccTTGGACTGGCTCCCATTCCCCACCCAACGAGCTAGTACACTGGCATTTAAATTTACCCTACGCCACACAACAGCAACATATCACTCtaaatattacatgttatcAAGGGCGTTGACAGTGGGTTAGCatataaacaaaactattttgTGGCTAAGCTTTCCAGGGAAACATCTAAATGTCTAGAGAAGTATATGGTCCCAGGTTAAGTACATAAATCTAAACGACGCTTAAAAGTAAACGTTGAATGATTCAGAGACAGGTTAACGTtcttacacatacacacaagaaGACAATACGAAAATACGACCAAATTACATAGATAAGTTTAGTGATTTAATGGCACAAAACTATAACTTGGTGatcatatacaaaaaaaataaaataaagtttaaaagacgattttgaaaacaaaattgtctAACAAAGTTCCAAAGCGTTCAGTGATCAAAAGCAGTAGCCAAGTGCCTATTTCATCAAAGAAACAAGTGTTAGGAATAGTTCAATTAGTTCTCGTTTGTATGGTCTTCATTGTCGATGAAGGTTCGATTTACTGGATAGATTGTTTATGCACGTTTGAAGTAACGCTTGCCAACCATACCTATGCCATCCTTGCTCAGAGTCAGCACCATTTCATCGCCGTTTACTTCACGGGTTTCTACCACTGTGCCAGGTTCGACTCCTTTGATGACGAGTTTTCCTCCGTCGACGCTTGCTACAGATTTTCTCTTATTACCACCCAGCATTTCGACGCTCTCTTCAAATTGCTCACCAGGCTTAAACCTTTGGTCAAAGGTATTACCTTTTGGTCCAGTGATCTTCACACTGTAGTAGTCGCCATCCTTAACACATTCCAGACTTGTGGTCATGTTATCTCCCATCTCTGCTATTTCGGGCTTTCCACCTGCTGCCAGAATGAAGGCCTTCATGTTCTCGCCCTTCACAAAGGTCCACTTGCCTGCAAAAGCCATGGTAGTCGGTAAAAAGTGCAACGGGCGTCGAACGTAACTTTTTAAAGATGATGTTAAGAGTGCGACCAGTGCTGGAAGTGTCCTGACAATGGCAACGAGCCCTGTATAAATACATtcgtgtatgcaaattaggttgcATCCGATTATTATCGACAGGTGGAGTAATGAGAAAAAGTTGTTCCTTATCTTGTCTAATACTCTATGTACTCATGAATATCTAATGCTGTCACCCCTCATTGTAAATAGCTGTGATTCGTTGTCATTACTGATTTTAGCGTCTGTGACTAGGAATAACCAATCATCGgcatttaattatgcaaatttagcATTTAATTAGTGCCATCCCAGGGAATTGTTGGAAATGTGTTGAACATCTTCGATTTGACACTGTGCCAGGGTGTTCTGTTGATAAGGATGTAGCTGataatatgtatatacgtatgtatttCATTGCAAATCGTATAAagtaacattaaaaaaaacatgtcttttTAGGATGTGGTTCTCTCAATGGCCGGATACTTTTCTTTCGTTCGTGCTCAATTTGTATGTCAAAATTTATATATCGTATATGACCATTGCACCGAACACTTCAAATAAAGTAGGCTTCCCTTTCACCCACATTCGTTATCGCTCTTACATGACTACCATGTATAACGATCCTTTGTTTGAGTCTGAACGTGATACTATTTAAAGGTATTTGAGATTATTATTCCAGCTTAAAATCATACATACAACGTATAGAAAAAATATTGTAGCATAATATATGTAGTGAATTTTGAATCCATGTAATTACTGATCAGTTTAAATATACTAATAGTcatttttgtgttatttgatcAAAGTACAAGTCAAGTGTTGAAGACTCGATATGTCCTAATTACAACGTTATCGTACCAGACAAACACACAGCAGTGATATCACATGGAAGCTGAAGGACACACAGAAACATGTTAACTCAAGATTCCAACTGGTAAATGAAAACACGAAGATTTCATTCGAAACATGTTTGAGATATGTGAATCAAGTATTAAAACAGGTTAGaatacatttattcattcattacaATTATTTAAAAACACATTATGGTGTACCCAAACTAGTGTAAATGTGTTCTGTCATACTGAAGATggaatgatatatattttaacagGATCTTCAATGACATCTCTCGTTCCACTACGATGTGAATGTTCCATAgataattgtatatgtatttgctATGTACTTGTCAGTGTTACTGGTCTTGTAGCAGTTAGCAGTTACCTGTATGGAAATTATCCAATAGTTGATTTTATTTCCGAATTCACTGAAACGTGTATGGAAATCGTGTTTATGGTTTGCTAAGTAAATACCATTGCTTTTATGTCACTAATCCTGTGTATTGTGTTCTAACTTTATATATAACGATATATGCCAAACTCACACACAATTCTTTCTCTTGAATGTGGTCCATATCAAACAGGTTGAGCATTATGGTAATGCAATTTGAACATCATTACAGTAACTATAGAATGTATACTAGAAAGATTCCAGAAGCTATACCAGTAAAATGCTTCGTGTGTGTTCTTTTATTGTATAGAATTTGCATGGCTCCATTAAATAGTCCATTTCAAATTGCAGAAAGACCCTACCGAGGTGCGAAAATAGTCGAAGCCTAAAGCCGTTTTCGTACGAGCTTACTTCCCATTTGACATTGCTAATACCATaacaatcaaataaaataaagaagCGCATTTGAGTTTTAGCtgatttgtttttttctaaCTGGCATTACGTCACGTTAAAAATGAACAAACCACCACGTGGCAATATATGAGAAACACTTTTGTAAAGATTTAGTTTTGCAGTCGCTTTTAGCGGTATTTTTCGAACATTAAATCTTTCTGTTACCTTCTAGGAAACACTTTTTTATTACAAGAAAAGCTGAATGG is part of the Glandiceps talaboti chromosome 2, keGlaTala1.1, whole genome shotgun sequence genome and encodes:
- the LOC144444925 gene encoding fatty acid-binding protein, liver-like: MAFAGKWTFVKGENMKAFILAAGGKPEIAEMGDNMTTSLECVKDGDYYSVKITGPKGNTFDQRFKPGEQFEESVEMLGGNKRKSVASVDGGKLVIKGVEPGTVVETREVNGDEMVLTLSKDGIGMVGKRYFKRA